CCTCCCTGGCAATGCCTCTCCAGCTGTGGATCCCTTTGGGTACTTTGCTCCAAGGAGAACTACAAATCCATTCGCCTTTTCTGCAGTCTTCAGCTTTGTATTTGTCAGGGAGTGTAGCCTTGATGGAATCACAGAAGGTTCATAATCTGTTCCCCCAGGGAGATGGGGGTGCTCAGGGCCCATATTTGTATAAAAGAGGGCCCCTGAGGAGCCACAGGGTGAAGAAGGCCCCTtctctaggttaaaaaaaatcagaatgaatcATGAAACTTCACCATTCCTCatttcagataaggaaaccagGGCCCAGACCACAAGCACCTTCTCCAGAGCCACACAGTGTATGTCTGACCCtgctcccttttccctttccttctgctcatgCTGTTGTGGAGGGTGCCAAGGGCCTGTGGATGGACCCCTCTGGGCCTGCCCAGAACCAATCCCTCTGTTTTCCCTTTGCCAATCCTCAGGTGAGGTTGCGGGAGCTGGTGCGGCCAGCGTCATGTCCACCCTGACCGAGAAGGCCGTGGTGAAGAAGGAGCTGCTGTACGATGTGGTCGGGAGAGACAAGTACCAGATTAATAACAAACACGATGACAAGTACTCGCCGCTGCCGCCCAGCAAAATCGTCCAGCGGGCGGAGGAGCTGGTGGGGCAGGAGTTGCCCTATTCGCTGCCCTGTGAGAACTGCGAGCACTTTGTGAACGAGCTGCGCTACGGGGTGGCCCGCAGTGACCAGGTGCGTCCTCAGCCTGTGTCCCTGGCCGCATGAGCCAGAGCAGTCTGCGGGCTGATGGTGGCCGGGCCCC
The Canis lupus familiaris isolate Mischka breed German Shepherd chromosome 18, alternate assembly UU_Cfam_GSD_1.0, whole genome shotgun sequence genome window above contains:
- the PLAAT3 gene encoding phospholipase A and acyltransferase 3 isoform X4, with protein sequence MRASTPEPKVGDLIEIFRPFYRHWAIYVGDGYVVHLAPPSEVAGAGAASVMSTLTEKAVVKKELLYDVVGRDKYQINNKHDDKYSPLPPSKIVQRAEELVGQELPYSLPCENCEHFVNELRYGVARSDQDVTCLSS
- the PLAAT3 gene encoding phospholipase A and acyltransferase 3 isoform X3, which encodes MRASTPEPKVGDLIEIFRPFYRHWAIYVGDGYVVHLAPPSEVAGAGAASVMSTLTEKAVVKKELLYDVVGRDKYQINNKHDDKYSPLPPSKIVQRAEELVGQELPYSLPCENCEHFVNELRYGVARSDQVRDAVMAAGIAGVGLAAMGLIGVMFSRNKRQKQ